In Mycteria americana isolate JAX WOST 10 ecotype Jacksonville Zoo and Gardens chromosome Z, USCA_MyAme_1.0, whole genome shotgun sequence, the sequence TGAATCCTGTATAACTTCTGTCACTGAAGAGTTAGAGAGGCAGCACTCTGCCATGACGGCAAAGTCTCCTTTTTTCTGGGATAACATCATTTGGTGGTGGCCCCTTTCTTAGGATGATGTCTGCCCCTTGTTATATTTATTAGACCCTATAGAATCCCCTTCTCATAATAAATTACATCTTCTTAATAATATATGATTTTCTACAAATATTATAGTCTTTACTGCATGATGTGCAGGGGCCTGGGGAGGAGAGACAAGTGAAATGCATTCTTCAAATGTTGTCTAGCAGGGCACGTCTTCATTGGGGGATGTTTTTTTATTAACCTCTTACACAAGCAGAAAATCTTCATTTAATTCAGATGCCTTTTATTATAGTTCGAAGTTACCAACCAAATAACAAGGAACAAAGAGAGCTCTCCGTGCAAGAAAAAAGCCATGACACCCTGTCACTGAGGATTCGCAGAGCTTTGGAAGTATGCTTAATTCAAACAGGAGTGTAGAAGTACTCTTAATTCAACCCAAGAGCAGGTTAACACTGAAAGGGATTGTCCTACTCTCTCCAGGCCTGGCCACGGGCTCCCACTGCCCCTTTTGCACTGCTTCCATGCAGTGGGTTGGATCAGCGTGAGATGAAATCATTGTTCCATAAGATGACTCACATTACAAAGCTGTACCCTGGGATCCCATCACTAAATCCCCCACAAGTGGTCCTCTAAAAGCCCTCCTCTTAGGGATGCCAGAATAGTGAAAGCAGAAGGCTTTTACATTTCCCCTGAAGACCCAGTCCTTCCATCAGCCCTCAGAGCAGTTTGCTGACTAAATCTTCTATGTATTTGAATAATTCATCATATGAATAAATTCATTTATGCCGAACAAAGAGGTGGACTACTGGGATGCAGTAATGCCAACACAACAAAATTGAagatggggaggtgggggaaatgAACCCGTAACAATGGCAAGCGGTACTGTCTGCTCAGGCGGCAGGAGACagctgtggccacatctgaaatATGAGAGTGTGGGGAGGTACAGAGCAGCATCTAAAAAGGGTTTTAGAATaagcagagctgagcaaaaaACAAGCTGCTCTTTTTGAGCTGCAAAAATATGGTTGCTATAGAATGACTGAAAACTAAATTGCAAGTTTCATGTCTCATTCCAAATTTTCCAATTCGGAAAGTATATAAGTAACATTCCTGTGCCTTTTACTTCCCACTGACATTTAAGAAATAGAAGTCTCAACTCCTGCCAAATGATCTGTCAACCCAAGCCCTTGACCTGGGCAACTGATGAATGCACGTTAATAGAGGCATGCAGtgcaaagactgaaaatattaaaagccaGATCTCAAGTAGTGGAAACTGGCTTTGGTCCAGCTTACACCAGCTGCTGATCTGGTCCCTAAGTGTCTTACAGCAGTAACAGCTGGAGGGATGATGGTTTGCATTCACTAAATGCTGACGAGGGCTACCTAACTAGGTATGCTTTGCTCGCATTTGTGGCCAGCAGATTAGTTGtattgaacatttttaaaatcccTCTTTCTTTAGGTGTTCTTCGAAGAAATCATTACATGCCACAGTCAAAGCTGCAACCAGAATGACAAATTCATTAAAATCCACCTCATTGTCTTTATTGGAGTCCAGGTCTTTCATAATCTTATCAACCCGAAGAGGGTCCTTTTGGccctgaagagaaagaaaagtgacttAGCGGTGCAGATCTTGAATCCGTAATTCTGACACATCCGGTGCTGCAACCCACTGCTACGTCACAAGCCCTGGTGCTGTTAAATAAACGGCTGCATGAAATATGCACCTGAATAGTAATATACTACTAGCCACAGCATTAAAAACATAGGTGTGGAGTCCCGAAAGtgcacagcaacagcagctgaagaCAGTGCAGCTCTTAGAAAGAATACAGGTACTAAAGAGGCACTGAAATGAATCAAACAGATTTTAGGAGCTGCTGAGCACTGACTTCTTTTGACAAGATGGATCTATAATGTGCATTTCTCTGCAACATCCCTTAACAAACAGTACTTAGATTTTCGACAGGCTATTCACAAGTGGTCATATTATACTTCCATTCATCACATTCAGAAGATCTCTACTTAGCAAACAACACATCCTGTTCAATGGGAGTAAGAACAGTGAATCTCGTAATAATAAATCAATAGCCaaggttaaaagaaaatccaattcAAGGAAATGGAtacaatgtgaaaaaaatcttgctgGTGGTGATAGGGTCCACAACAATTTTTACAGTCAAGAGGATACAGAAAAACAGCTATGATTCTGGTCATTACTCCATAAAAAGCAGCCATGCTGTGTAATGCACAACATAACAAATATGCAAAGAGATATTCAGATCAGCAGCTTATTGCTGAAAGGATTTTCTtagcatctctctgcagggcacaCAAGCAGCTGTAATGTGTCTGTGGCCATTGTGCACAAGCTACTTTCTTGTCTCATAAGAACTGGTTGCTGGATTTAATTCTTCGAAGGACTTATCTATGCCCTAATTattaaaaatgagcaaacaaacaaacaactgatTAAAGCCTGATTTAGCATCGATTTTGCTACTGCTTGTAGGCTGCCCTTGCCTTCCTGCTCAAAAGTGCAGAGGAATAAGCAGAGCACAGGtacctggctctgctgctggtggcacgTGGCAGGGCACCAGGGCTGGCCCACCCGCTGAAAACACACTTCTCAAGCGGGACATTTGGTCTCATCTCCGTCTGTCTGGCTCCACAAAGACAACTGTCATCTGAGAGGCTGTGGCAGAATGTGCCTTGCAGAAGGAGATGCTATTCCTGAACACTTGGATAGCTGCTTATCCCACCCATGAAACAGTAACTCAGGAGGTTCAGGAACTGCATCTTACTGAAAGGAAGTCAGTGAGCTCGCTGGTGAGGAGCTCCTTGAGTTCTCCTTTACTGAGCTTGTATCTGTCTCCTTCTTTGCCAGAGTAGTGATGGAAAATCCTGATCAAGGTGTCCATCGCGTCCTCCAGCGGTGTGGACATAGCAGTAAGTGGGAGAGCTGCAGGGCAAAGATCCAGTCAGTGACATTGTACAGCAGCCAAACCGAAGGCCGGTCtcagggaagggatggagagctAGCTGAAGAGAGAAATTGTTACCACtactgaaaaaatgtgttttcagttgaTCCATCTTGTCAACTGTGTGTGAGCAAGGCTGGACTGTTACAAAACATTGTCCTGAACTTACTAGCAATTACTTCAAAAAGGTAAATGGAAAGGAAGGCCTTTATTTAAGAAAGTGATCTACTGTGCATCCATTTTGCAAAGCTACTGTAAAAAGAAATCGCTCATACCCGTAGctgaaaacacagggaaaatgaagACATACCCTCTGACCTGTTCATTTaaagttttctcaaaaaaataagATCAACAAATAACAACAGCCAAAGTGGAAGTGCATTTATACAGAAGGCTCCACACCAGTTTCTTAGGTGGTTAGAGGAAAGTCACCAGTAATAAGGATAGAAGCATCAGCTTTCAATTTATTTGGTCATCTTTGCTTGGGCTGaccttttttcctgtaaattacCTGGAATAAACAAATGTGAGCTAGGCATCCCTGAGGGTTTGCTTCATCAAGCATGCAGTAAGAAGATAACACAGGGAAGAACCACCaagaaaaaggatggaaatgcAATTAGTTGCTGAGTAGCTCACTCAACAAATAACTAAAAATGGAAATTAGGTGAAAGGGAAACATTATGTTGATTAAGTCCTGGGAGAGACATTAAAAAGCCAGAATGAAATTCACGGTAAGACTGGAGTCTTGAACAATATCACCATGCAAAGCTAAGACTTACCTGCTTTACAGGCTAGCTGAGTTGTATGCAAGAAAATGCTGAGATCACAGAAGGTGATGGTCACTTTCCTTTCAAAACCCATGCACGGCCTCTTGTTTATCAGGCTGAGAGGGTGGATTACACAAATAGAGACAGACGTATAACTGTCACAAGGATGACAGGGCTTCTGTTTCCCTCTGCATTTGCCTACTCTGTTCAATAAAAGCCACTTGCTGTAAATGGGTCACTAAAATATTCACTAGGCAGACCAGAGAGGGCTGTGTGTGCGACACAGGATATATTTTTTATCATTTGATCTTTTACAAATACGCCCATCTGAGGGCCTGAAGGTGAAAATTAGAAAATGCTAACAATCACTGAGGCAGTATAAAACAACTTTCCCCCGTTTTCAAAAGAACTCTTTCTAATCTGTCTCTGCACTTCTACAGCTGAGAGTCTAACTGCCTCGATGCTGGCACCCGATGTTCAAAGATGCTTGGGTACCTAGGGCTAGGCTTGTAGGTGAGTTTTGCCACAAATCCCTTGAGACATCTACTTTTATTGTCAGATGCCTCCATAAGCCTAAAACGTTGGCTCTTGCTGTAGTACACGTGTCCTCAGGACGAAATGAGGACACCAGTTTCAGATGAAGGTGTGCCTGAAATTACAGCGTGCACTGATCAACAGGCTTGGCTTCATTTTTATCCGTCCTGCACAACAACTGCAGTTCAGTATCTCTCTTTTAACAAGTGATCTTCCCCCAGGAGGGCTTCCCCTGCCCTGACCCCCAGGGAACTGCCGACCCCAGGGGCGATGGCTGGGGGATGCAAGAAACAGCAGCTTCACCATGGTAGGGCCTACTTACCACCCAAAATACCAAATACCCACAGTTTTCATGACAGCTACATGAAATGGAAAACTGCTTGCTTCGGGTTTGCTTTCCCTCAATAAAGCCTTCCACCTGCTGCACATGCATGTCCAGTGAGCACACTCTGCAGATAAACAGCAAGAGGGCACTCAGCTGcagctctttctctcttttattccggccaggaggaaggagaatgaGATGGGCATTGTTTTTAGCTCTGAAAGCCTCCAGGCACTCCTAATTTTGAGTGCCACAGTAGATCTCAGCCCACACCGCTGCCTGCCTCCTCCGCCTCCAGACATGACACTTCTTCCGTCTGTGCCATCGTGACAAGTCTCCACAACCCGAGGGGTCTTGGCTGTGCCtctgggagaagggggagggaagtGGGGGCCACATAAAAATGCTGGATCCCCGCGGTATGGGAGGTGACCGTGTGTAAAGTATTGCTTCAGAAACAGTAGGCAGGCTCTTCTGGGCAGAGGTCCCTGCGGACGTGCACAATACTGCGTGCAGGGTGTATGCCTTCACCTCCCATCACTGCGGTCGTGAGCGTTCACCGGGGATGGGGGGAGCCAATGCTCAGGTAAATTTTAGAAAAGGCCCAGGTGGAAACCAGCCTGGAATTGTTGATATGCAACGAGAGGAACCTAATCCCTCCTAGGGCCAGAGGAGTGTTGGGGAGGAGGGTTGCTTTCCATACCTCTTCTGTATTTGGGGATAGCTAATGGGTGCCCAGTTTTGTGCAGAGGGAGTCCCTGAGCGCCAGCAAGCACAGGGATCTAGCTGGACCATATGCAGCATGTGGGAGAAGAACATGGGTGGTATCAggtgcagcacagctctcccactCAGATCCTGGGCATTCTCTGTGTCTTTgcagatgctaaaaaaaaagcatgcagttTCCTATGTAGCTACAGCCATGCAGAGCTATGTCTTGCCTGTGATTCACTAATGCTTATAACTATTGCTTACAAATATTAACCAAATAAACATCAAAATACcggggtttttttgccatttattcaACAACAGTTTCACCCACATCCAGATAAAAAAACACAGCTGAGTCAATACATAAGTATAAAATCCTCCTGTCTATACGTTACATTGATCCTCTGGCTGATGAATATTGCAAATTAATTATCTAAGCAGAGTCTACAGGAGGTACAACTTCCAGAAAGCAGGTATAAACTTTCAGAGCTGCCATCCTCAGGACAGAAGATCTTTCTTCTGGGTTTCCTCTATCACCTCCAGGACATCAGCTCAATAATTTATACAATGATATAATCTGTGCCGCCTCTTTCAATAGCTACTTTCACTCCAGCTAATTGTGTAAGAAACTCCCTATTCCACCGTAGTGGATTACATGTACACAGGGAATGGCTGCACTGGGCTTGTTTGTTAAGAGGTCCATTCAATTTGCTGTGTCCATCCCTTTCCTCCCTGGCTAGTGAAATCCTGCCAGTGGCTGCAGAGACAGCAGAGATCTCCTAACTCGTGTGAGGGCAGGTCCCAGAGGCTACTCCAAATTGATGATTATCAATCAactgtttttaattcttcatgcAAAACTCCAGCACAATCCAGTTTTATATGATATCTAATAGGCACTGAAGATAACTAAAGTCAGCACAGACTGCAAGCACTTCTGTATCAGGGCAAGACCCGACTCTGTGTCAACAAGCACCATTCCCCCATCAATCCTCCCCTGCGCTCTGGTTTCCACTAAGCTAAACACAGGAGCAGCACCAGACAGCTGGTTGACAgaggcagcaggactgcagcGTGACCGTAGACATGGTGAAGCCTGGTGCCTTCCTCATTCATGACCAAACTTCGTCCGCCACAACCTGCCAAATCACGGCAGTGTCggtgggaaggcacctctggaggtgcCTAGTCACAcattctgctcaaagcaggatgaTCACCAATGCCAGACCAGGTCAGCCATAGCTTTGTCTATTTAAATCTTTAAAGGATTTCCAAGGATGGGAGATTTCACAAGCTCTAGGGCTGCACTACctccctggggaaggtgtttatcctaatatccagtctgagcATCCCAAGCTACAATCGTGGCCACTGCCCCCTTTTGCACCACCTACCACTACCACAAAGAGTTTGACTTTGTTGACTTTATAAATTCCCTTCAAATAGTCTTGGCTCCTCACTCAAACTcaaaaataaacttgaaagcAGCCTGTCTGCTGGTTCGCCCAATCTAGTTCCATGTTTTAGTGTCTCCTTCATGTTATGTGCTTGTCCCTTGCAGGCTGCTCGAGCTATGCCCTTCTCCTAATGCGTACTTCAATATTAAAGTGCGCACTGCAAAATCAATGGCTGTCAGAAGCAGAAGGGCAGATTTTTCACCTGGCATGGCACAAATACTTTATAGGGCTGAATTCTGCCATCTTTGCTCAAGCAGTAATAGATGCTAGGCTCACAGAATGAGTCAGCCATCTGATTTCATCGGGGGCTGCTGAGAGAGGCAGAGGTTGTTCCTTGCCCTGTACACCTGGGAAAGGACCCAACCAGCTATGACTGCTTCCTTTAATTTTAGTTGTGGTAATGTAGAGGTACACCCAGCTGGGAGGCTCTACGGGACTGCTCCTCCCCTCCCACATGGAGATGGGGCAGTCAGACCACAGGCAGAAAATCTTATTGCTGGTCTCTGCTCCTCAAAACACTGAGCAGAGTTCTGCCCTGTGTGAGAGCAGTGAGCCCTTGATGTAGGTCAGCAGCCTTCTTCCTCCACAGCTAGGAAGGAGAAGCTTGGCTTCTTCACCAGGATTTTTCCTTGGTCTCTTCTTGAGCCAACATAACACAGGCTGGCTTTAAGCCAGAGCAGCCTATAAAGTGACAGTCTAAGCCACAGTAAAATACTGCTCAGCTTAAATGGGAAGATCTCATACTTAGGGCATCTGGTTTTCAACATTTGCCAGAATGCACGTGGGGAATATTTTCTCACAAATAATTATTGCAGTGCTAAAGGCAAGTCAACCTCCCACCCACATcctgtcattatttatttttcccaaactCACAGTGTTCTTGGGATGCATGTGTTTTGAATCAACTTTGTACCCCCAAAGTGGCAAAAGGTGTGATGGGAAACAATAGGGAACACTGCAAGGCTCAGAAGGACAGATAAACTATACACTAAAAAGCTTACATGAGATTAGAGCCTAGATTAGACTAAAGAGCTTATTAGTATAGACTAAAGAGCTTATAAGAGACTTACATTTGAACCAGTATTTCTTGTTAAGTTATAATTAACATTCTTACATTTTTAGGACCGTTAgcattttcatttatgttttgtttccGTATCTGGGTGGTTGATTGATTTATCCCTTTACATCAGGCATGTCTCCCTTCCGCACAGGTTCTGGTTCACATCTTCAAGACTTTTAACTGCTGTGATCCCACAGGCATCAGAATAGCAAAGAGCTATTAAAGCTCTTGCTAATAGCTTTTACTGCCTAAATTTGGTGGTTTACTCTGTAGGCATCTTTTTCAATGGGTTACACTTCAAGGGCTGTCCAACTGAAGTGTATCCTGATCTCATTGCCGAGTCCTGTTTTGGATAAGATTGTACACTTCTTTTCCAAATACGTAAATGACTTCTTCATTGAAATGTCCAGATCATTGAACTCTGCTTGTTCCCATAGTGGTAATTTCTCTTGTGATTCTCATTTAGGACAGAAATTGGAGCATTGTCTATACTTGAGGTACTGACTTGGGTTACCACCTactgctcccttctcctcctcccagaaAATCAGCCACCATTTCCTCCATCTGTGAGCAATCACCCGTTACAAGCCTGTGAAGGCAACATCACGTTGTATAGGAATGTATTGTTATCTGGAAAACAGCCTAGAAAGCCTTCATTAACCCTAAACTGGCGTTTTGAAGGGATATTCTGGCTATACAatcctttcttcttcctaagTCCCTGAAGCATGTATCTACCCAGTTGTGTATCAGTCAAGTCATATATTACTTCAATGCAGTCTAACTACACCAAGGAAGGATGCCAAAGTAGTGTAAAATACCCCGGTGTAGACACACAGTCGGAGCCAGCTCTGCCTGAGGCAGTGGCAGGGGGTCCCATcacagagcagctctcccccctccccgaaaCCAGAGAACACGCACCTCGCGCCAGCTGGCTTTGGTAGCTCACGTTACAGCTAGTATTTGGCAATACATCACCTTCTGAACAAAACCAAGACAGTAATTCCCTTTGTGTTAAATCCACCGATCGATAAGGCAAATCCACCCTTTTGAGACACGCTGGTTCTGACCGACTCATGTTTCTTCCTAATCTGAACTCATATCAACATGAAGCAGCCTTCATCCTAATTCACTTCAACGTCCAGTTCCTTCCACAAGGTTTTTGCAGATAGGTTCAGGTTATGCTTCATAACTATTGGGACCTCTCCTTGCAGGGGGTGATCCTGTGTCACAGGATGGTGGCCAAGTCACCCACCAGGTTGTGCTAGTAGGAAAACCTTCCACAGGTTTTCTCTGGCTCCGGGTGGGCTGTTGAGTGAGTCCTGCCTCAGTTCCTTCTTCCTGGTTTCCAACTGTCCACACAGCAGCTGTTACTTTGGGAATGGGTTTCCTAGGGCTGGTGTGACTAGCTCTCTGATGGTAAGGAGTGCCTCCAAGCAGTGAAGGCCTCTGGCTCGTGCAACTACATGCTTGTACATGCGCCTGGCCATGCCATGATGCACGGGTGGCCACCAAGGCTCCAGATGCAGAGCTCACTGCATCTTTTCCatcctctctgctctgtttgcaAGCCGTGTGCTCAAGTGGGCCCGTCTTGAGATAACTGGCAAATAAACTCACCTTCCTTATCACCAGCGCTAAAATAAATACCTACCAAaatatgcaacagaaaaaaaacactcCAGACCAACTTGATTCAATATTCCTGGGCACTGCTGATGttaaatcaatacagaaaaatgaagcaaataaagtttttctcttagtttttgtgtgcatatatatatatatatatatatataaaaatgaggaaaacttcTTTTGGTCTGGGGCTGCCCCTTAGTGTCCTGCTGAAGAACTGCTGCTTCCAGAGCTCATGCTAGCAAGGACTACCAAAATGATTCATGCTGCAGCATGCAAGGGAGACAGACTCCCACCTGACTGCTCGAGGACATACGCAGATGTTTCACCACTGCATTACTACAGCAAGCTCCACATAAGGGTCTGCATTATCAACAACAAGCCAAACAAGAAGTAATATCattaaaaattacagagaaaagaaataccCATTGCCCACAGCTTGTTAGCTAGAGCTATAACCTCTGCAGAGAGTTTAAGTGCTTAACACAGGTCAGTGTTAAAATAATGGGATTTAAGCACACACTTTGACGAATTCAGGCTGTATATTCCACTAATGGCCCTTAATAACGCATCCCAAACTTACCACCTGCTGTGGGAAAAGAAAGTTCAGAAGGACTGTCATGGttcaaccccagctggcaactaagccccacacagccactcactcactcccccccagtgggatgggggagagaatcggaagggtaaaagtgagaaaactcatgggctgagataaagacagtttaatagggaaagcaaaagctgcgcacaagcaaagcaaaacaaggcattcattcactccttcccatgggcaggcaggtgttcagccatctccaggaaagcagggctccagcacatgtaatggttacttgggaagacaaatgccatcactccaaatatccccccttccttcttcttcccccagctttatatactgagcctgacgccatatggtatggaatagccctttggccagctggggtcagctgtcccagccgtgtcccctcccaactccttgtgcacccccagcctcctcgctggtggggtggggtgagaagcagaagaggccttgactctgtgtaagcactgctcagcaataacaaaaacatccctgtattatcaacactgtttccagcacaaatccaaaacatagccccatactagctaccatgaagaaaattaactctatcccagccaaaaccagcgcattctccaccccttattccataccatttacatcatgctcaggtcctgcACTATCCAATACGTCCTCATTAACCACCattccccttcccatcctttgatctaatacacagatatcattcccttaggctatggaccacccctgtaaaacatctttaaaatgtccacaaatatccacaaaatgtccacggagttcatttagtccatgactttgggctccatctgttacggtggtcactcaggacaggagggGTGGTGCGTTGTGTGGaattactgggcaccaaagccagctcaggtcaggtcactgctgcacttgcactgcttcttgtaaggcttctcctccattggtttgggtggttcctgctatagtaattcccatgaCATgaaactcaaatcctgggttatgacaatttaaaggtatttccattacaatctccacccctggtccttttggaccacaccatcaggtttaacatggcaatgaactcctccctttgcccctgctccggcttggatttatccacaggctgcagtcccttagggctgtacctgctccagGTGGAGCCTTATCTAggagccacagcctctccaggaatatacctgctgcagcatagacttatccacagccacagttgctttgaggtgcacctgttccagcgtggccttctccatgggccacaatgccttcagagagatacctgctccagcgtggccttacccacagccacaggcccttcagaagtaaacctgctccaacacggccctacccatggctgcagtccctccaggggagtacctgctctgttgtgggcttatccatggccacacgctttcaggtgctccagcatggcctcatCCGCAGCCAACGATGCTTCAagctgtacctgctgcagcatggacttatccacagccacagatgcttcaaggagtaccttctccagcatggacttatccttgggccacaatcccttcagaggtatacctgctgtggcacagacataaccatggccacagacgctttgagatgtacctgctctggtgtggacttattcacagccacagacacttcggggtgtcctgctcccacatggactcatccacaggtcacagtcccttcgactcgagttcacactggagttccagcctgtccagtacagcagcacagaaacagcagcgatgccctggccacctgccagcccaggcgcatcgccattgctattgtcaacatgttcccaggcacagcagagtcagatgacaagcagtacagcagtacagcaagcagtgaaaacaaaaagcagccactaacgagccctagactctactATACAGTagggcaagcaagccccatggcaagcacaggagcctgccgactaatagctaaacagcaatagcAGCTATAAATCCGATCTAGCACATTCCcatcaaatctgttgttatctcgaacccttcaagcCTCACATTGGGTGccaaggactgtcatggtttaaccccagctggcaactgagccccacacagccactcactcactcccccccagtgggatgggggagagaatcagaagggtaaaagtgagaactcctagattgagataaagacagtttaatagggaaagcaaaagctgcgtacaagcaaagcaaaacaaggaattcattcactccttcccatgggcaggcaggtgttcagccatctccaggaaagcagggctccatcacacgtaacggttacttgggaagacaaacgccatcactccgaatgtcccccccttccttcttcttcccccagctttatatgctgagcatgacgtcatatggtatggaatagcccaaTGGTATGGAATTTTGGGCCCAATGGTattgggcccaaagagtggtggtgaatggagtttactccagttggcggccggtcacaagtggtgttccccagggctctgtgttggggccagttctgtttcatatctttatcaatgatctggatgaggggatcgagtgcaccctcagtaagtttgcagatgacaccaagttgtgcaggagtgttgatctgctggagggtaggaaggctctgcagagggatctggacaggctggatcgatgggctggggccaattgtgtgaggtttaacaaggccaagtgccgggtcctgcacttgggccacagcaaccccatgcaacgctacaggcttggggaagagtggctggaaagctgcctggcagagaaggacctgggggtgtttgttgacagccggctgaatatgagccagcagtgtgcccaggtggccaagaaagccaatggcatcctggcttgtatcagaaatagggtggccagcaggactagggaagtgatcgcgcccctgtactcggcactggtgaggccgcacctcgaatactgtgttcagttttgggccccccactacaagagagacattgaggtgctggagcgtgtccagagaagggcaatgaagctggtgaagggtctggagcagaagtctgatgaggagcggctgagggaactggggttgtttagcctggagaaa encodes:
- the S100Z gene encoding protein S100-Z, producing the protein MPSSHLFIPALPLTAMSTPLEDAMDTLIRIFHHYSGKEGDRYKLSKGELKELLTSELTDFLSGQKDPLRVDKIMKDLDSNKDNEVDFNEFVILVAALTVACNDFFEEHLKKEGF